One region of Streptomyces sp. TLI_171 genomic DNA includes:
- a CDS encoding PP2C family protein-serine/threonine phosphatase, translating into MRGTTRIQEGTVPVTGVFSRLPLPRSARGALLLSIVLAVGLGAVDVLIAVQVRTGLTPQGDRVASAGRSIGELLTVVRAADDRVEATPPASPSAVPDDLAPRARALTDEIVDDAAAVGLEADATALNSAVDTWTITATATRPVYAAADRLNADLDRHRDDLRRSAADAHNTLFVLHCTCVTVLLLLLSGVAWTMWRRIVRPLADLEEHLARTTTGTTGAALSSCRTEPWLRGVWGEAERTLLLLKESRHSAAKADEALRTDAATTYGLHRVLTAQDRPGPGVCAYGAVLAAEGVIAGDYIETLALPDGRTALLQGDVAGHGVRAGLLAAQAKSAVVAALRLGRPPGVAAAAAWSVLAQEEERFTTLVIAILDPIEQRVVWLNAGHEVVLVREAGGRVQALETTGPVIGSFVTDPEHEWQVRERAFGPGDVLVLATDGLTEARDGSGTMLGPDAVTDLLARTDPTPEDTVRALYTAVEAHGADWERDDVTVLAAALATGR; encoded by the coding sequence ATGCGGGGCACGACCAGGATCCAGGAGGGGACGGTGCCGGTGACCGGCGTGTTCTCGCGGTTGCCGCTGCCACGTTCCGCCCGTGGCGCCCTGCTGCTCAGCATCGTCCTGGCCGTCGGTCTGGGAGCGGTGGACGTGCTCATCGCGGTGCAGGTCCGCACCGGGCTGACTCCCCAGGGCGACCGGGTCGCCTCGGCCGGCCGCTCCATCGGGGAACTGCTCACCGTCGTCCGCGCAGCGGACGACCGCGTCGAGGCCACGCCCCCCGCGTCGCCGAGCGCCGTCCCCGACGACCTGGCGCCCCGGGCCCGCGCCCTCACAGACGAGATCGTCGACGACGCCGCAGCGGTGGGCCTGGAGGCCGATGCCACCGCCCTGAACTCCGCCGTCGACACCTGGACCATCACGGCGACCGCCACCCGGCCGGTGTACGCCGCCGCCGACCGCCTGAACGCCGACCTCGACCGTCACCGGGACGACCTGCGCCGCAGCGCGGCCGACGCGCACAACACCCTGTTCGTCCTGCACTGCACCTGCGTCACCGTCCTGCTGCTGCTGCTCAGCGGCGTCGCCTGGACCATGTGGCGGCGCATCGTCCGCCCCCTCGCTGACCTGGAAGAACACCTCGCTCGCACCACCACCGGCACCACCGGCGCCGCACTGTCCTCGTGCCGCACCGAGCCCTGGCTGCGCGGCGTGTGGGGCGAGGCGGAACGGACCCTGCTCCTGCTCAAGGAGTCCCGGCACTCGGCTGCCAAGGCCGACGAGGCGCTGCGCACCGACGCGGCCACCACCTACGGCCTGCACCGCGTCCTCACCGCCCAGGATCGGCCCGGCCCGGGAGTCTGTGCGTACGGCGCCGTCCTGGCCGCCGAGGGCGTCATCGCGGGCGACTACATCGAGACGCTCGCCCTCCCCGACGGCCGCACCGCCCTGCTCCAGGGGGACGTGGCCGGCCACGGCGTCCGGGCGGGCCTGCTCGCCGCGCAGGCCAAGAGCGCCGTGGTCGCCGCGCTGCGCCTGGGCCGCCCGCCCGGTGTCGCCGCCGCGGCGGCCTGGTCGGTGCTCGCGCAAGAGGAGGAGCGGTTCACCACCCTCGTCATCGCGATCCTCGACCCCATCGAGCAGCGCGTCGTCTGGCTGAACGCCGGCCACGAGGTCGTCCTGGTCCGGGAGGCGGGCGGGCGCGTGCAGGCGCTGGAGACCACCGGGCCGGTGATCGGCTCGTTCGTCACCGACCCCGAACACGAGTGGCAAGTCCGGGAACGGGCCTTCGGCCCCGGCGACGTCCTGGTCCTGGCCACCGACGGCCTCACCGAGGCCCGCGACGGCTCCGGCACCATGCTCGGCCCCGACGCCGTCACCGACCTGCTCGCCCGCACCGACCCGACCCCGGAGGACACGGTCCGGGCGCTGTACACCGCGGTCGAGGCCCACGGGGCCGACTGGGAGCGCGACGACGTGACCGTGCTCGCCGCCGCCCTCGCCACCGGCCGGTGA
- a CDS encoding C39 family peptidase — MTGHTAGGPTSRPRPTGTAPEHGTAALHRWDDADRFAGGTPEGLRPTAAAPAFPGRTALVWDAAIGSEPYADPFGHRPRTWQHTRWTSPWTPVGLDPDGAAGAHDLVPSWTVTGPVGTRLTVDLRVRDAAGAESGWFTMARWAPGDEVVHRTTVPGQADAFGTVEVDTFTAAPGRPVSAFQVRAVLLRAEDGEPPSGTAAEDTRPTLHSLSVLASRTPPAGPPRPTSGPGGAWGTVLDVPQRSQEVHTGHCPQYDGGGEAWAGPACTAMLTAYFGRGPSREELRWLDPQDPAPDVDFTARAVYDYAYRGCGNWAFNAAYPARYGLLGLVTRLRSLTELERFVLAGIPVATAQAARSSELGGYAAAGNIMVVRGFTVHGDVVVNDPLSPTDDAVRRTYPRGEFERVWLSGGGVVYLVHPPDRPLPARAPGITANW; from the coding sequence ATGACAGGGCACACCGCGGGCGGGCCCACCTCCCGCCCGCGGCCCACCGGCACCGCACCGGAGCACGGCACGGCCGCACTGCACCGCTGGGACGACGCCGACCGGTTCGCCGGCGGAACCCCCGAAGGGCTCCGCCCCACCGCCGCCGCCCCCGCGTTCCCCGGACGCACCGCCCTGGTCTGGGACGCGGCGATCGGCTCCGAACCGTACGCCGACCCGTTCGGCCACCGCCCCAGGACGTGGCAGCACACCCGCTGGACCTCCCCCTGGACCCCGGTCGGCCTCGACCCCGACGGTGCGGCCGGGGCCCACGACCTGGTGCCGTCCTGGACGGTGACCGGACCGGTCGGCACCCGGCTGACGGTCGACCTGCGAGTGCGCGACGCGGCCGGAGCCGAGTCCGGCTGGTTCACCATGGCCCGCTGGGCCCCCGGCGACGAGGTCGTCCACCGCACCACCGTTCCCGGGCAGGCCGACGCCTTCGGCACCGTCGAGGTCGACACCTTCACCGCCGCACCCGGCCGCCCGGTGTCCGCCTTCCAGGTCCGAGCTGTGCTGCTGCGCGCCGAGGACGGCGAACCCCCGTCCGGGACCGCCGCGGAGGACACCAGGCCGACCCTGCACTCCCTCTCGGTCCTGGCCTCCCGCACGCCGCCCGCCGGGCCGCCCCGGCCCACCAGCGGCCCCGGCGGAGCCTGGGGCACCGTCCTGGACGTGCCGCAGCGCTCGCAGGAGGTGCACACCGGGCACTGCCCGCAGTACGACGGGGGTGGCGAGGCCTGGGCGGGCCCGGCCTGCACCGCGATGCTCACCGCCTACTTCGGCCGCGGTCCCTCCCGTGAGGAACTGCGCTGGCTCGACCCCCAGGACCCTGCCCCGGACGTCGACTTCACCGCCAGAGCCGTCTACGACTACGCCTACCGCGGTTGCGGCAACTGGGCGTTCAACGCCGCCTACCCCGCCAGGTACGGCCTCCTCGGCCTGGTCACCCGGCTGCGCTCACTGACCGAACTGGAACGCTTCGTCCTCGCGGGCATCCCCGTGGCCACCGCGCAGGCGGCGCGCAGCAGCGAGCTCGGCGGCTACGCCGCGGCCGGCAACATCATGGTGGTGCGCGGCTTCACCGTCCACGGCGACGTGGTCGTCAACGACCCGCTCTCCCCGACCGACGACGCGGTCCGCCGCACCTACCCGCGCGGCGAATTCGAACGGGTCTGGCTGTCCGGCGGCGGCGTCGTCTACCTGGTCCACCCGCCCGACCGACCCCTGCCCGCCCGTGCTCCAGGGATCACCGCCAACTGGTGA